In one Pseudomonas fitomaticsae genomic region, the following are encoded:
- a CDS encoding GTP 3',8-cyclase MoaA, producing MIVDRQGRRFRNLRISLTSACNYACTYCVPNGKRLVAAQDELSAEAMARGVAYLIEAAGIERLRITGGEPLVSPKLESFMSAVGKMGLEDISLTTNGQLLAKKLPLLVDAGLRRINVSLDTLDAGAFRSIARGGDLATVLDGMDQAAAAGMKIKVNMVPLRGQNLDQVMPLLDYCLERGFELRFIELMRMGHLATDSNAFLQQFVSLQQLLSLIGEHYEYAQTDAPVDATAVRYAIPGLGNFGVIANESVPFCRTCSRLRLSSTGWLHGCLSSSNRHYVGDLLDKPRHEALPALQRLLVKALGDKQEVAFSGGATVMKIIGG from the coding sequence ATGATCGTTGACCGTCAAGGCAGGCGTTTTCGCAATTTGCGGATCAGTCTGACTTCAGCCTGCAATTACGCCTGTACCTACTGCGTGCCCAACGGCAAGCGGCTGGTGGCTGCGCAGGATGAATTGTCGGCCGAGGCCATGGCACGTGGCGTGGCTTATCTGATCGAAGCCGCCGGCATCGAGCGTCTGCGCATCACTGGCGGCGAGCCGCTGGTCAGCCCCAAACTCGAATCTTTCATGAGCGCCGTCGGCAAGATGGGCCTGGAAGACATCAGCCTGACCACCAACGGCCAGCTCCTGGCGAAAAAACTCCCGTTACTGGTCGATGCCGGCCTGCGACGCATCAATGTTTCCCTCGATACCCTGGACGCCGGCGCGTTCCGCAGCATTGCCCGTGGCGGCGATCTGGCCACCGTGCTGGATGGCATGGATCAGGCGGCAGCGGCGGGCATGAAGATCAAGGTCAACATGGTGCCGTTGCGCGGGCAGAACCTGGATCAGGTGATGCCGCTGCTCGATTACTGCCTTGAGCGCGGCTTTGAGCTGCGCTTCATCGAGCTGATGCGCATGGGCCACCTGGCCACTGATTCCAACGCCTTCCTGCAACAGTTCGTCAGCCTGCAACAGCTGCTGAGCCTGATCGGCGAACATTACGAGTACGCGCAAACCGACGCGCCGGTGGACGCCACGGCGGTTCGCTATGCGATTCCCGGTCTGGGCAACTTCGGCGTTATTGCCAACGAAAGTGTGCCGTTCTGCCGAACCTGCTCGCGCCTGCGCCTGTCGTCCACCGGATGGCTGCATGGCTGCCTGTCGTCGAGCAACCGCCACTACGTCGGTGATCTGCTCGACAAGCCGCGCCACGAGGCGCTGCCGGCGTTGCAGCGACTGCTGGTCAAGGCCTTGGGCGACAAGCAGGAAGTCGCGTTCTCCGGCGGCGCCACCGTCATGAAGATCATCGGCGGCTAA
- a CDS encoding TetR/AcrR family transcriptional regulator — MHKEPRKVREFRRREQEILDTALKLFLEQGEDSVTVEMIADAVGIGKGTIYKHFKSKAEIYLRLMLDYERDLNELLHSADVDKDKEALSRAYFEFRMRDPQRYRLFDRLEEKVVKGNQVPEMVEELHKIRASNFERLTLLIKGRISEGKLEDVPPYFHYCASWALVHGAVALYHSPFWSNVLEDQEGFFQFLMDIGVRMGNKRKRDPETSSS; from the coding sequence ATGCACAAAGAACCTCGTAAGGTCCGTGAGTTTCGTCGCCGCGAGCAAGAAATTCTCGATACCGCGCTCAAGCTGTTCCTCGAACAAGGTGAAGACAGTGTCACCGTCGAGATGATTGCTGATGCCGTGGGTATCGGCAAAGGCACGATCTACAAGCACTTCAAGTCCAAGGCCGAAATCTATCTGCGCCTGATGCTCGATTACGAGCGCGACTTGAACGAGCTGTTGCACTCGGCCGATGTCGACAAGGACAAGGAAGCGCTGTCCCGTGCCTACTTTGAATTCCGCATGCGCGACCCGCAGCGCTATCGCCTGTTCGATCGCCTGGAAGAGAAAGTGGTCAAGGGCAATCAGGTGCCCGAGATGGTCGAGGAGCTGCACAAGATCCGTGCCTCGAACTTCGAACGCCTGACGCTGCTCATCAAGGGCCGCATCAGCGAAGGCAAGCTCGAAGACGTGCCGCCGTACTTCCACTACTGCGCATCCTGGGCGCTGGTGCACGGCGCGGTGGCGCTGTATCACTCGCCGTTCTGGAGCAATGTGCTGGAAGATCAGGAAGGTTTCTTCCAGTTCCTGATGGATATTGGCGTGCGCATGGGCAACAAGCGCAAGCGCGACCCTGAAACGTCAAGCAGCTGA
- a CDS encoding TatD family hydrolase, which yields MLVDSHCHLDRLDLAAHDGSLDAALNAARQRGVGHFLCIGVSADNAADVKALAERYDDVDCSVGVHPLDVQPGSAPALDWLLHELNHPKVVAIGETGLDYHYEPEAAELQQESFRLHLQAAQQTGKPVIIHTRGARADTLQLLREAALPQAGVLHCFTEDWDMAKAALDMGYYISLSGIVTFRNADALRDVASKVPADRLLVETDSPYLAPIPYRGKPNLPQYVREVAEFLAMLRGENYERFAEQTTENFKRLFPLAHVKA from the coding sequence ATGCTCGTAGATTCCCATTGTCACCTTGATCGCCTCGACCTCGCCGCTCACGACGGTTCCCTGGATGCCGCGCTGAATGCGGCCCGTCAGCGCGGAGTGGGGCACTTCCTGTGCATCGGCGTCAGCGCCGACAACGCGGCCGACGTCAAAGCCCTGGCCGAGCGTTACGACGATGTCGATTGCTCGGTCGGCGTGCATCCGCTGGATGTGCAGCCGGGCTCGGCGCCGGCGCTGGACTGGCTGTTGCACGAGCTCAATCACCCGAAAGTGGTGGCGATCGGCGAAACCGGTCTGGACTACCACTACGAGCCAGAGGCCGCCGAACTGCAGCAGGAATCGTTCCGTCTGCACCTGCAAGCCGCGCAGCAGACCGGCAAACCGGTGATCATCCACACCCGTGGCGCCCGCGCCGACACGCTCCAACTGTTGCGCGAAGCCGCGTTGCCCCAGGCCGGCGTGCTGCATTGCTTCACCGAAGACTGGGACATGGCCAAGGCGGCGCTGGACATGGGTTATTACATTTCCCTGTCGGGCATCGTCACCTTCCGCAATGCCGATGCGCTGCGCGATGTGGCGAGCAAGGTTCCGGCCGATCGCCTGCTGGTGGAAACCGATTCGCCGTACCTGGCGCCGATCCCTTATCGCGGCAAGCCGAACCTGCCGCAATACGTGCGCGAAGTGGCAGAGTTTCTGGCGATGCTGCGCGGCGAGAACTACGAGCGCTTTGCCGAGCAGACCACCGAGAACTTCAAGCGACTGTTTCCGCTGGCGCATGTAAAAGCCTGA
- a CDS encoding PilZ domain-containing protein has product MNEPVSPGPRNGILSLTIKDKSVLYAAYMPFIKNGGLFIPTNKSYKLGDEVFMLLNLMDEAEKIPVAGKVAWITPKGAQGNRAAGVGVQFNDGDNTARSRIETHLAGALKSDRPTHTM; this is encoded by the coding sequence ATGAATGAACCTGTCAGCCCGGGGCCGCGCAACGGCATCTTGTCCCTGACCATCAAGGACAAGTCGGTTCTTTACGCCGCCTACATGCCGTTCATCAAGAACGGTGGCCTGTTCATCCCGACCAACAAGAGCTACAAGTTGGGCGACGAGGTGTTCATGCTGCTGAACCTGATGGACGAGGCGGAGAAGATTCCTGTGGCCGGCAAAGTGGCCTGGATCACCCCCAAAGGCGCCCAGGGCAACCGCGCAGCCGGCGTCGGCGTGCAATTCAACGATGGCGACAACACCGCGCGCAGTCGCATCGAAACTCATCTGGCCGGAGCCCTGAAGTCCGACCGTCCCACTCATACGATGTAA
- a CDS encoding DNA polymerase III subunit delta' — protein sequence MAEAYPWQDSLWQQLAGRTQHAHAYLLHGPAGIGKRALAERLMASLLCQRPTPEACGECKSCLLLKAGSHPDNYILEPEEADKAIKVDQVRDLVSFVVQTAQLGGRKVVLIEPVESMNINAANALLKSLEEPSGDTVLLLVSHQPSRLLPTIKSRCVQQACPLPSESMSLQWLAQALPECSEDERVELLTLAAGSPLAAVTLHGQGVREQRAQVVEGVKKLLKQQQSPTQLAEEWKNIPMLRLFDWFCDWSSLILRYQLTQDEAGLGLTDMRKVVQYLAQKSAQPKVLDIQDWILAQRQKVLSKANLNAALLLEALLVQWASLPGQR from the coding sequence GTGGCTGAGGCCTATCCGTGGCAGGACAGCCTCTGGCAGCAACTGGCCGGTCGCACTCAGCATGCCCACGCGTATCTGCTGCACGGGCCGGCCGGGATCGGCAAGCGCGCGCTGGCCGAGCGGCTGATGGCCAGCCTGCTGTGCCAGCGTCCGACGCCTGAAGCCTGCGGCGAGTGCAAATCCTGCCTGCTGCTCAAGGCCGGCAGCCACCCGGACAATTACATCCTCGAACCGGAAGAAGCGGACAAGGCGATCAAGGTCGACCAGGTGCGCGATCTGGTCAGTTTCGTGGTGCAGACCGCGCAACTGGGCGGTCGCAAGGTGGTGCTGATCGAGCCGGTGGAGTCGATGAACATCAACGCCGCCAACGCTTTGCTCAAGAGCCTTGAAGAGCCGTCTGGCGACACCGTGCTGTTGCTGGTCAGTCACCAGCCGAGCCGGTTGTTGCCGACCATCAAGAGCCGCTGCGTGCAGCAGGCCTGTCCGCTGCCGAGCGAATCCATGAGCCTGCAATGGCTGGCTCAGGCACTGCCGGAATGTTCCGAAGACGAACGTGTCGAACTGTTGACCCTGGCTGCCGGCTCGCCATTGGCCGCGGTCACGTTGCACGGGCAGGGCGTGCGTGAGCAGCGCGCGCAGGTTGTGGAAGGCGTGAAGAAGTTGCTCAAACAGCAGCAATCACCGACGCAACTGGCCGAGGAGTGGAAAAACATTCCGATGCTGCGTCTGTTCGACTGGTTCTGCGACTGGTCGAGTCTGATCCTGCGTTATCAGTTGACCCAGGATGAAGCGGGCCTCGGCCTGACCGACATGCGCAAGGTCGTGCAGTATCTGGCGCAGAAAAGCGCCCAGCCAAAAGTGCTGGATATTCAGGACTGGATTCTCGCCCAGCGCCAGAAAGTCCTGAGCAAGGCCAACCTCAACGCGGCGTTGCTGCTGGAAGCGTTGCTGGTGCAATGGGCGAGCTTGCCTGGCCAAAGATAA
- the tmk gene encoding dTMP kinase, with product MTGLFITLEGPEGAGKSTNREYLAERLRAAGIEVVLTREPGGTPLAERIREVLLAPVDEVMNPDTELLLVFAARAQHLAEVIRPALARGAVVLCDRFTDSTYAYQGGGRGLSLERIAALETFVQGDLRPDLTLIFDLPVEIGLARASARGRLDRFELEGREFFEAVRSAFLKRAEADPARYVRIDAGQPLVKVQQSLDTLIPNLLELSRG from the coding sequence GTGACTGGCTTGTTTATTACCCTGGAAGGCCCGGAAGGCGCCGGCAAAAGCACTAACCGCGAATACCTCGCCGAGCGCCTGCGCGCCGCCGGTATCGAAGTGGTGCTGACCCGCGAGCCCGGCGGTACGCCGCTGGCCGAGCGCATTCGTGAGGTGTTGCTCGCCCCGGTCGACGAAGTGATGAACCCGGACACCGAGCTGTTGCTGGTGTTCGCCGCCCGCGCCCAGCATCTGGCTGAAGTCATTCGCCCGGCGCTGGCCCGTGGTGCGGTGGTGCTGTGTGACCGTTTCACCGATTCGACTTACGCCTATCAGGGCGGTGGTCGCGGCTTGTCGCTGGAGCGCATCGCGGCGCTGGAGACTTTCGTGCAGGGCGACCTGCGTCCCGACCTGACGCTGATTTTCGATCTGCCGGTGGAAATCGGCCTGGCTCGGGCCAGCGCCCGAGGTCGTCTGGATCGTTTCGAGCTGGAAGGCCGTGAGTTTTTCGAGGCCGTGCGCAGTGCGTTCCTCAAGCGCGCCGAAGCTGATCCGGCGCGTTACGTGCGGATCGACGCCGGTCAGCCGTTGGTCAAGGTTCAACAATCGCTGGATACCCTGATTCCGAACTTGCTGGAGCTGAGCCGTGGCTGA
- the mltG gene encoding endolytic transglycosylase MltG has protein sequence MRRKLLLLLETGLVLAGLLLGASAWKIHSALEQPLNITQEELLDVPKGSTPTRTFLGLEADGVIKDAFWLRVYWRFNLAGTPIHSGEYRMQPGMTVNGLIDLWKRGDVVQYSLTLVEGWNFHQVRAALAKDEKIEQTLNGLSDSDVMAKIGHKGLFPEGRFFPDTYRFVRGVTDTELLKKAFDRLDEVLAKEWEKRSADVPYTEPYQALIMASLVEKETGVPQERGQIAGVFVRRMALGMQLQTDPTVIYGLGDRYNGKLTRAHLKEATPYNTYMIPGLPPTPIAMVGREAIHAALNPVDGTSLYFVARGDGSHVFSDDLDAHNNAVREYQLKRRADYRSSPAPATAPEAAPAAEEAIPAASPDTAPESLPQPPAQEPAPTPEPEASTPQNTQ, from the coding sequence GTGAGACGTAAACTTTTGCTGCTGCTGGAAACCGGACTGGTTCTGGCAGGGCTGCTGTTGGGCGCCAGCGCCTGGAAGATTCATTCGGCACTGGAACAGCCCCTGAACATCACGCAGGAAGAACTGCTGGATGTGCCCAAGGGATCCACCCCGACCCGTACTTTTCTTGGACTCGAAGCCGATGGCGTCATAAAGGACGCGTTCTGGCTGCGGGTCTATTGGCGTTTCAATCTGGCCGGCACGCCGATTCACAGCGGTGAATACCGCATGCAACCGGGCATGACCGTCAACGGCCTGATCGACCTGTGGAAGCGCGGCGATGTGGTTCAGTACAGCCTGACGCTGGTCGAGGGCTGGAACTTCCATCAAGTGCGCGCCGCGCTGGCCAAGGATGAAAAGATCGAGCAGACCCTCAACGGCCTGAGCGACAGTGATGTGATGGCCAAGATCGGTCACAAGGGCCTGTTCCCCGAGGGACGCTTCTTCCCCGACACCTACCGCTTCGTGCGCGGTGTGACCGATACCGAACTGCTGAAAAAGGCCTTCGACCGCCTCGACGAAGTGCTGGCCAAGGAGTGGGAAAAACGCTCCGCCGACGTGCCTTACACCGAGCCCTATCAGGCGCTGATCATGGCGTCGCTGGTGGAGAAGGAAACCGGCGTGCCTCAGGAGCGTGGCCAGATTGCCGGCGTCTTCGTGCGTCGTATGGCGCTAGGGATGCAGTTGCAGACCGATCCGACGGTGATCTACGGCCTGGGTGATCGCTACAACGGCAAGCTGACCCGCGCCCACCTCAAGGAAGCCACGCCGTACAACACCTACATGATTCCCGGCCTGCCGCCGACGCCGATCGCCATGGTTGGACGTGAAGCCATTCACGCCGCGCTCAATCCGGTGGATGGCACCAGCCTCTACTTCGTTGCCCGTGGCGATGGCAGCCACGTGTTCTCCGATGATCTGGACGCGCACAACAACGCGGTGCGCGAGTACCAGCTCAAGCGACGCGCGGATTACCGCTCAAGCCCGGCGCCGGCGACAGCGCCCGAGGCCGCTCCGGCAGCCGAGGAGGCGATTCCTGCCGCCTCGCCCGATACCGCACCGGAGTCGTTGCCGCAGCCGCCTGCTCAAGAGCCTGCACCGACGCCGGAACCGGAAGCGTCCACTCCCCAAAACACGCAATGA
- the pabC gene encoding aminodeoxychorismate lyase translates to MDCWVDGLPADALSLKDRGLAYGDGLFETIAVRGGQPVLLDRHLTRLADGCARLAITTDIEQVCHELQAYAAAMGEGVLKLILTRGDGLRGYAPDPSAQGRRILQGNPPAAYPAAHAEQGVRLFPCSTRLSRQPLLAGLKHLNRLEQVIARAEWQDGEHAEGLMLDQAGRVIEGVFSNLFLVRDGVLITADLKRCGVAGVMRAEILFQAESLGIPVQITDIPLEQLQWADEVFVCNSVYGVWPVRACAALSWPVGPLTRKLQTIARALLDA, encoded by the coding sequence ATGGACTGCTGGGTCGACGGTCTGCCGGCTGACGCTCTGTCGCTGAAAGATCGCGGCCTGGCTTACGGCGACGGTCTGTTCGAGACCATCGCCGTGCGTGGCGGTCAGCCGGTGCTGCTGGATCGGCATCTGACGCGTCTGGCCGACGGCTGTGCGCGTCTGGCCATCACGACGGACATCGAACAGGTTTGCCATGAGCTGCAAGCCTATGCCGCCGCGATGGGCGAGGGTGTGCTCAAGCTCATCCTTACCCGTGGCGACGGATTGCGCGGTTATGCGCCGGATCCTTCGGCGCAGGGCCGACGCATTCTACAAGGCAATCCTCCCGCCGCTTATCCAGCGGCCCACGCCGAGCAGGGCGTTCGCCTGTTTCCGTGCAGCACGCGCCTGTCCAGGCAGCCGTTGCTCGCCGGGCTCAAACACCTCAATCGACTGGAACAGGTCATTGCCCGTGCCGAATGGCAGGACGGTGAGCATGCCGAAGGTCTGATGCTCGATCAGGCCGGTCGGGTGATCGAAGGTGTGTTCAGCAACCTGTTCCTGGTACGTGACGGTGTGCTGATCACGGCGGACCTGAAACGCTGCGGTGTGGCCGGTGTGATGCGCGCAGAAATATTGTTTCAGGCCGAGTCTCTGGGCATTCCCGTGCAAATCACCGACATCCCCCTCGAACAGCTGCAATGGGCCGATGAAGTCTTTGTCTGCAATAGCGTGTATGGCGTCTGGCCGGTACGCGCCTGTGCTGCTCTGAGCTGGCCGGTTGGCCCGCTCACCCGTAAACTGCAAACCATTGCCCGCGCGCTACTGGATGCCTGA
- the fabF gene encoding beta-ketoacyl-ACP synthase II — MSRRRVVVTGMGMLSPLGTDVPSSWQGILAGRSGIGLIEHTDLSAYSTRFGGSVKGFNVEEYLSVKEARKLDLFIQYGLAAGFQAVRNAGLEVTDANRERIGVAMGSGIGGLTNIEETSRTLHETGPRRISPFFVPGSIINMISGFLSIHLGAQGPNYAIATACTTGTHCIGMAARNIMYDEADVMIAGGAEMAACGLGMGGFGASRALSTRNDEPTRASRPWDKGRDGFVLSDGAGALVLEELEHAKARGATIYAELIGFGTSGDAFHMTSPPADGAGAARCITNALRDAKINVDQVQYINAHGTSTPAGDLAEANAIKSVFGDHAYKLAVSSTKSMTGHLLGAAGAVEAIFSVLAINSQVAPPTINLDEPDEGCDLDFVPHTARNMDIDVVLSNSFGFGGTNGTLAFRRFAG, encoded by the coding sequence GTGTCGCGTAGACGCGTCGTAGTCACCGGTATGGGTATGTTGTCGCCACTGGGCACGGATGTGCCGAGCAGTTGGCAGGGCATTCTGGCTGGCCGCAGTGGCATTGGTCTGATCGAACACACCGACCTTTCTGCCTATTCCACCCGCTTTGGCGGCTCGGTAAAGGGCTTCAATGTCGAGGAATACCTGTCGGTCAAGGAAGCGCGCAAGCTCGACCTGTTCATTCAGTACGGTCTGGCGGCCGGCTTTCAAGCCGTACGCAATGCCGGTCTGGAAGTCACCGATGCCAACCGTGAACGCATTGGCGTGGCCATGGGTTCGGGTATCGGCGGTTTGACCAACATCGAAGAAACCAGCCGCACCCTGCACGAGACTGGCCCGCGCCGGATTTCTCCGTTCTTTGTGCCTGGCTCGATCATCAATATGATTTCCGGTTTCCTGTCCATCCACCTGGGTGCGCAGGGGCCTAACTACGCCATCGCCACAGCGTGTACCACTGGTACGCACTGCATCGGCATGGCGGCGCGCAACATCATGTACGACGAAGCCGACGTGATGATTGCCGGCGGTGCCGAGATGGCTGCGTGCGGTCTTGGCATGGGCGGCTTCGGTGCTTCCCGTGCGCTGTCGACCCGCAACGACGAGCCGACCCGCGCCAGCCGTCCGTGGGACAAGGGCCGTGACGGTTTCGTGCTGTCCGACGGCGCCGGTGCCCTGGTGCTCGAAGAGCTCGAGCACGCCAAGGCCCGTGGCGCGACCATCTACGCCGAACTGATCGGTTTCGGCACCAGTGGCGACGCCTTCCACATGACTTCGCCACCCGCCGACGGCGCTGGTGCTGCACGCTGCATCACCAACGCGCTGCGCGATGCGAAGATCAACGTCGATCAAGTGCAATACATCAACGCCCACGGCACTTCGACCCCGGCCGGCGACCTCGCTGAAGCCAACGCCATCAAGTCGGTGTTCGGTGATCACGCCTACAAGCTGGCGGTCAGCTCTACCAAGTCCATGACCGGTCATCTGCTGGGTGCGGCGGGTGCGGTCGAGGCGATCTTCAGCGTGCTGGCGATCAACAGCCAGGTGGCGCCGCCAACCATCAACCTCGATGAGCCGGACGAAGGCTGCGACCTCGATTTCGTGCCGCACACCGCGCGCAACATGGATATCGATGTCGTGCTGTCCAACTCGTTCGGGTTCGGCGGCACCAACGGCACGTTGGCGTTCCGTCGGTTCGCCGGCTGA
- the acpP gene encoding acyl carrier protein — protein sequence MSTIEERVKKIVAEQLGVKEEEVVNTASFVEDLGADSLDTVELVMALEEEFETEIPDEEAEKITTVQAAIDYVTSHQA from the coding sequence ATGAGCACCATCGAAGAGCGCGTCAAGAAAATCGTTGCCGAGCAACTGGGTGTTAAAGAAGAAGAAGTGGTCAACACCGCTTCCTTCGTAGAAGACCTGGGTGCCGACTCCCTTGACACCGTTGAGCTGGTGATGGCTCTGGAAGAGGAATTCGAGACCGAAATCCCTGACGAAGAAGCTGAGAAGATCACTACTGTACAAGCTGCAATCGACTACGTTACTAGCCACCAGGCGTAA
- the fabG gene encoding 3-oxoacyl-ACP reductase FabG: protein MSLQGKVALVTGASRGIGQAIALELGRQGAIVVGTATSASGAERIAATLKENGIQGAGFELNVTSDESVSAVLASIQEQFGAPVAILVNNAGITRDNLMMRMKDDEWYDVIDTNLNSLYRLSKGVLRGMTKARWGRIISIGSVVGAMGNAGQVNYAAAKAGLEGFSRAMAREVGSRSITVNSVTPGFIDTDMTRELPEAQREALQTQIPLGRLGQAQEIASVVAFLASDGAAYVTGATIPVNGGMYM from the coding sequence ATGAGTCTGCAAGGTAAAGTTGCACTGGTCACCGGCGCAAGCCGTGGCATCGGCCAGGCTATCGCACTGGAACTGGGTCGTCAGGGCGCCATCGTTGTCGGCACCGCGACTTCCGCTTCGGGTGCCGAGCGCATTGCTGCGACCCTGAAGGAAAACGGCATCCAGGGCGCGGGTTTCGAACTGAACGTCACCAGCGACGAATCGGTCAGCGCAGTGCTGGCGAGCATTCAGGAGCAGTTCGGTGCGCCGGTGGCGATTCTGGTCAACAATGCCGGCATCACCCGCGATAACCTGATGATGCGCATGAAAGACGACGAGTGGTACGACGTGATCGATACCAACCTGAACAGTCTGTATCGCCTGTCCAAGGGCGTTCTGCGCGGCATGACCAAGGCGCGTTGGGGCCGAATTATCAGTATTGGCTCGGTGGTGGGTGCCATGGGCAACGCTGGCCAAGTAAACTATGCAGCCGCCAAGGCCGGTCTGGAAGGTTTCAGCCGTGCCATGGCGCGTGAAGTCGGTTCGCGTTCGATTACGGTCAACTCGGTAACCCCAGGGTTCATCGACACCGATATGACTCGCGAGCTGCCTGAAGCACAGCGTGAAGCCTTGCAGACGCAGATTCCGCTGGGCCGTCTGGGACAAGCTCAAGAGATCGCGTCCGTGGTCGCTTTTCTTGCATCCGACGGTGCGGCATACGTGACCGGGGCTACAATCCCGGTTAACGGCGGGATGTACATGTAA
- the fabD gene encoding ACP S-malonyltransferase, producing the protein MSASLAFVFPGQGSQSLGMLAELGAQHPLILETFKEASDALGYDLWALTQQGPEEQLNQTDKTQPAILTASIALWRLWLAEGGARPAFVAGHSLGEYSALVAAGSLSLADAVKLVERRGQLMQEAVPAGQGGMAAILGLEDADVLAACAEAAQGEVVSAVNFNSPGQVVIAGAKAAVERAIEGCKARGAKRAMPLPVSVPSHCELMRPAAERFSESIAAIDWQAPQIPVVQNVSAQVPADLETLKRDLLEQLYKPVRWVESVQTLAAKGATNLVECGPGKVLAGLNKRCAEGVSTSNLNTPDAFAAARAAAV; encoded by the coding sequence ATGTCTGCTTCCCTCGCATTCGTCTTTCCAGGACAGGGTTCGCAGTCCCTCGGCATGCTGGCCGAGCTGGGCGCGCAACATCCACTGATCCTCGAAACCTTCAAAGAAGCATCCGACGCTCTGGGCTACGACCTGTGGGCGCTGACCCAGCAGGGCCCGGAAGAGCAGCTCAATCAAACCGATAAAACCCAACCGGCCATTCTGACCGCTTCGATCGCCCTGTGGCGTCTGTGGCTGGCGGAAGGTGGTGCGCGTCCTGCCTTCGTTGCCGGTCACAGCCTGGGTGAATACAGCGCGCTGGTTGCTGCTGGCAGCCTGAGCCTGGCGGACGCGGTAAAGCTCGTCGAGCGCCGTGGCCAGCTGATGCAGGAAGCCGTTCCGGCCGGGCAGGGCGGCATGGCTGCCATCCTCGGTCTGGAAGATGCCGATGTTCTGGCTGCCTGTGCCGAAGCGGCGCAAGGCGAAGTGGTCAGCGCGGTGAACTTCAACTCCCCGGGTCAGGTGGTGATCGCCGGTGCCAAGGCAGCCGTCGAGCGCGCCATCGAAGGCTGCAAGGCCCGTGGCGCCAAGCGTGCCATGCCGCTGCCGGTCAGCGTGCCGTCGCACTGCGAACTGATGCGCCCGGCTGCCGAGCGTTTCTCCGAGTCCATCGCTGCCATCGACTGGCAGGCGCCGCAGATCCCTGTGGTACAGAACGTCAGTGCGCAAGTGCCGGCGGATCTGGAAACCCTCAAGCGTGATCTGTTGGAACAACTCTACAAGCCGGTCCGCTGGGTCGAGTCCGTACAGACCCTGGCCGCCAAAGGTGCGACCAATCTGGTCGAGTGCGGCCCTGGCAAGGTGCTGGCCGGTCTGAACAAACGTTGCGCCGAAGGCGTTTCGACTTCCAACCTCAATACCCCAGACGCTTTCGCTGCTGCTCGCGCAGCGGCTGTCTGA
- the plsX gene encoding phosphate acyltransferase PlsX, producing the protein MSAQVIAIDAMGGDFGPRSIVQASLACLSATPSLHLALVGQPSLLEELITGQSAADRARLTIVPASEVITMDEKPAQALRGKPDSSMRVALELLRDGKVQACVSAGNTGALMALSRFVLKTLPGIDRPAMVAAIPTQKGYCQLLDLGANVDCSAEHLLQFAVMGSVAAQTLGIARPRVALLNIGTEDIKGNQQVKLAATLLQAARGINYIGFIEGDGLYRGEADVVVCDGFVGNILLKSSEGLATMIAARIEALFKKNLASRAVGALALPLMKRLQADLAPARHNGASFLGLQGIVVKSHGSAGVQGFQSAIQRALIEIQENLPERLHGRLEDLLS; encoded by the coding sequence TTGTCCGCTCAAGTCATCGCGATTGACGCAATGGGCGGGGACTTCGGTCCCCGCAGCATTGTTCAGGCCAGCCTTGCTTGCCTTTCTGCTACACCCTCGCTGCACCTGGCCCTCGTCGGTCAACCCTCCCTTCTTGAAGAACTGATCACCGGCCAATCGGCTGCCGATCGCGCGCGCCTGACGATTGTTCCGGCGTCCGAAGTCATTACCATGGACGAAAAACCTGCCCAGGCCCTGCGTGGCAAGCCGGACTCGTCGATGCGTGTCGCCCTTGAATTGCTGCGTGACGGCAAGGTTCAGGCCTGTGTCAGTGCCGGCAATACCGGTGCGTTGATGGCCCTGTCGCGATTTGTGCTCAAGACCCTGCCGGGGATTGATCGTCCGGCCATGGTCGCCGCGATCCCTACCCAGAAGGGCTATTGCCAGTTGCTCGATCTGGGCGCCAACGTCGATTGCAGCGCCGAGCATCTGTTGCAGTTTGCCGTGATGGGGTCGGTGGCGGCGCAAACCCTGGGCATTGCCCGTCCGCGCGTTGCGCTGCTGAATATCGGCACTGAAGACATCAAGGGCAATCAGCAGGTCAAGCTGGCTGCGACGTTGTTGCAGGCTGCCCGGGGCATCAATTACATCGGTTTCATCGAAGGCGACGGCTTGTATCGCGGCGAGGCGGACGTAGTGGTTTGCGACGGTTTCGTCGGCAATATCCTGCTCAAGTCCAGCGAAGGCCTGGCGACGATGATCGCCGCGCGCATCGAAGCCTTGTTCAAGAAAAACCTGGCATCCCGAGCGGTCGGTGCGCTGGCGCTGCCATTGATGAAGCGTCTGCAGGCTGATCTGGCGCCTGCGCGGCATAACGGCGCAAGCTTCCTCGGTTTGCAGGGCATTGTCGTGAAAAGTCACGGTTCGGCCGGGGTTCAGGGGTTTCAGAGTGCCATTCAGCGAGCGCTGATCGAGATTCAGGAGAATCTTCCCGAGCGCCTGCACGGCCGTCTGGAGGATTTGTTGTCTTAG